Genomic window (Pseudomonas sp. L5B5):
CCGTGCGCTGGCAACCGGTGCAGACATCCTGTTCATCCAGGGCGCAGATGCTCACGCAAGGCGAGGCCACGGGTTTTTCCGCGCTGCTCATGCCTCCTGCTCGACCAGGTCCCGCGCGTAACGCTGGGCGTTGTGCACGTAGTGGGCGGCACTGGCCTCGAGCATCTTTTTCTGCGGTTCGGTAAGTTCGCGCACTACCTTGCCCGGTGAACCCATGACCAGCGAGCCGTCGGGAATTTCCTTGCCTTCGCCGATCAGCGAGTTGGCGCCAATGATGCAGTTCTTGCCGATCTTCGCGCCGTTGAGGATCACCGCATTGATGCCGATCAGGCTGTAGTCGCCCACGGTGCAACCATGCAGCATGGCATTGTGGCCAATGGTCACCCCGGTGCCGATGGTCAGCGGATACCCCATGTCGGTGTGCATCACGGTGCCGTCCTGGACGTTGCTGTGCCTGCCGATCAGGATCAACTCGTTGTCGCCCCGCAGCACGGCGTTGAACCAGACACTGGCGCCCTCTTCCAGCTTGACCTTGCCCACCAGCGTGGCATTCGGGGCTACCCAGCTCTGTGGATGGGTTTCGACGCGGGCATCGCCCAGGCGGTATTTCATCTTGTTGTCCTCATGGCTCAGGCAGCCGCGGGTAGGTGCCATACGTGCGATGGCTTCAGAGGGTGACGGAATTCTTCGGTGGGTGGCGCAGGCTGATCCCGGCGTCATACAGCAGGTTGACCAGCTCGACGATCATGATCGCGGTCAGCCCCCAGATCTTGAACTCGCCGAAACGATAGCTGGGAACGTACCAGCTGCGCCCCTGGTAGTCGATGCGATGGGTATGTTCCCTGGGGTCGTGGCGGAAAAACTCCAGGGGCACGCTGAAGACCGCGGCGATCTCGGCGTCGTTGGCGCGATACTCGACGAAGTCGGGAATCACCCCGACATACGGCGTGACCTTGATTCCGTGCTTGGAGATCAACTGGCTCAAGGGGCCGACGACTTCCACCAGGCCTGGCGGCAGGCCGATTTCCTCCTCGGCTTCGCGCAGCGCGGTGAAGACCAGGTCCGGGTCTTCCGGATCGCGTCGCCCACCGGGAAATGCCACTTCGCCACCATGGGTGGAAAGCCCGCTGGCGCGAAGGGTCAGTACCAGTTCAGGCTCTTCGCTGCGGGTGATGGGCACCAGCACCGCGGCCTCGGGAAAACGTCGGTCGGTCTCCACTGTACGCGGTGTGTAATGGCTTACCCGATGAAGTAGCTCGTCCAGCATGAGGCGTCTCGATCTGTTGGCTACCGTGCATCATGCACCAATCCCATCAGCCGCCCAACCCCTGCTCCCCGGGCATGTCGCTTAAGGACAACTTGCCGACAACAGGCGACCCGCGCCAAGATAGCCGCAGCCTTTTCGGACAACCCCCATGAAATTTTGCAGCCAGTGCGGCAACCCGGTGACCCAGCGCATTCCCGAAGGCGATTCGCGCCTGCGCTTCGTCTGCGATCACTGCCAGACCATCCACTACCAGAACCCCAACATCGTCGCCGGCTGCCTGGCCACCTGGGAAGGCCAGGTCCTGCTGTGCCGCCGGGCCATCGAGCCACGCCTGGGCTACTGGACCCTGCCCGCCGGTTTCATGGAGAACGGCGAGACCGTGGAACAGGGGGCCATCCGCGAAACCTTCGAGGAGGCCTGCGCCCGGGTGCGCGACCTCAGCTTCTATACCCTGATCGACGTCCCGCACATCAGCCAGGTGCATGTGTTCTTTCGCGCGGAACTGGCCGACCTGGATTTCGCCCCCGGCCCCGAAAGCCTTGAAGTGCGCCTGTTCGCCGAGGCGGATATCCCTTGGTCCGAGCTGGCTTTTCGCACCGTCGGCCGTACCTTAGAATGCTTCTTCGCTGACCGGCGGGCAGGGGCTTTTCAAGTCCGTACCGAATCCATCCCGCCACTCGCTCAGCCCGCCATCAGTTAAACAATAATCGTGCACGGGGCCCCGTGCGCGCCTGGGGATATCGTGTCAATGCGCTGGTTGCTTGCCCTGCTGTGCTGTTCATTCGTCGCTGTTTCCCAGGCCTCCACCTTAGAAACCCTGGGCGGCAAGACCGTCGAAAAGGTCCTGGTACTCAAGTCTGCCCATCAACTGCAGTTGATCAATGACGGCAAACCCCTGAAGACCTACCGCATTTCCCTGGGCAAGAAACCCAAGGGGCCCAAGCTCATGGAAGGTGACAAGCGCACCCCCGAGGGCCTCTACTGGCTCGACTGGCGCAAGACCAGCGACCGCTACTACCTGGCCATGCACATTTCCTACCCGAACATCAGCGACGCCGCGCGCTCACGTCGCGAAGGCGTGCCCCCCGGCAGCATGATCATGATCCATGGCACTCCAGACACCGAGGAGTTCCCCGAGCAGTACTTCCATACCCTGGACTGGACCGACGGCTGCATCGCCATGCGCAACGTCGACATGCGCGAGATCTGGGGGCTGGTCAAGGACGGCACCATGATCGAAATCCGCCCATAACCCCTCGCCTGCAAAAAATATTTTCCTTCCGGCGTGCGCCCCGCACGCCCATACCACTTGGCGATCCGCTCCGGGTCGCGCCCTGCCCCATGGCCCTCGCTGCCAGACCTGCCTAATACCACTTCAATCCTTTATCCTCACCGACACCCCGACAGTGCCCGTAAAGCCTCGCCAACGACGAAACAGTGGCGTTGACATGGTATTTAAGTGGTATTAATTTTCCGGCACTACCGGGCGAAAACAACCTATAACCGCATCGGAAAACCTGACCATGAATCACCTTCTGAACCTGCGCCCGGACGACACCCAGCCCACCCCGCTGTACCTGCAACTGGCTCGCAACCTGGAAGCGGCGATCCACGCCGGCCAATGGAAAGCCGAGCAGGCACTGCCCTCGGAGCGCAACCTGAGCGAACTGCTGGGCATCTCCCGGGTGACTGCGCGCAAGGCCTTGGAAGTGCTCTTCGAGCAAGGCCTGATCCGCCGCAGCCAGGGTTCCGGCACCTTCATCACCCCGCGCCTGGAACAACCGCTGTCCCGGCTTTCCGGCTTCAGCGAGATGCTGCGCCTCAAGGGCTTCGTTCCCGGCTCCCAATGGCTGGAACGCACCCTCACCCCGCCCACCCACGAAGAACTGATCCGCCTGGGCCTGTCGCCCAACGACAAGGTGGCGCGCCTCAAGCGCCTGCGCAAAGCCGACGACGTGGTGATGGCGATCGAGATGAGCACCCTGCCCGCACGCATCATTGCCCGCCCCGAGGCGGTAGGCGACTCCCTCTATGAATACCTCGATGGCATCGGCCGCCCTGTGGTGCGGGCGCTGCAGCATATCCAGGCAATCAATGCCTCGGACGAGTTCGCCGCCCTGGTGGGTATCGCCCCCGGCACCGCGATGCTGCTGATGACCCGCGTCGGTTACCTGGAAGACAACACGCCGATCGAGGTCACCGACACCTACTGCCGCAACGACTACTACGACTTCGTCGCTGAATTGCGACGCTGAGCCCGATTTCAGGAGGCCGAGAAACCCCCATGTCCGAAGCCAACATACTCACCCCACAAGGCTGGATCCGCGGCCACCTGGAGCATCATCAAGGCAAGGTGACGGCCATCCATGGCAGCCCCTGTGATCCGGTGGACAACGACCTGCCCTATCTGCTGCCCGGTTTCATCGACCTGCATGTGCACGGCGGTGGCGGCAAGGACATCATGCAGGGCAAGGACGCCTTCGAGACCATCGCCCGCACCCATGTGCGCTTTGGCACCACGTCGCTGCTGGCCACCACCATGACCGCACCCAGCGCGGAAATCCGCCAGGTGCTGGAGCAACTGGGCCAGTACGCCCGGCAGCGACCTGTCGGCTCCGCCCGAGTCCTGGGGGTGCACCTGGAAGGCCCCTTCATCAACCCCGGCAAGCTTGGCGCCCAGCCCAACTTCGCTCATACAGCGCTGCTGGCGGAAATCGAGCAGTACCTGGAGCTGGCGCCGATCCGGGTGATCACCATCGCCCCGGAGATCGCCGGCCACAACGACTTGATCCGCACCCTGAGCGAGCGCGGGTTGCGCATGCAGATCGGCCACACCCTGGGCAGCTATGAAGAAGGCGTGGCCGCTCTCGCCGCCGGCGCCACCAGCTTCACCCACCTGTACAACGCCATGAGCCCGCTGCACCACCGCGAGCCGGGCATCGTTGGCGCCGCCCTGGCCCATGCGCAGTACGCCGAGCTGATTCCCGACCTGCTGCACGTGCACCCCGGGGCGATGCGCGTGGCCCTGCGCTCGATTCCTTGCCTGTACTGCGTTACCGATTCCACCGCCGCCGCCGGCATGCCCGATGGCGAGTACCGGCTGGGCAGCCACACCGTGACCAAATGCCTGGGCGGCGTACGCCTGCCGGACGGCACCCTGGCCGGGAGCACCCTGACCATGGACCAGGCCCTGCGCAACCTGGTGAAGATCGGCCTGCCGCTGGCCGAGGCCTCGCAACGCCTGTCGCAATTTCCCGCCGACTACCTCGGCCTCCCCGAACGCGGCCGCCTGCAACCAGGCAGTTGGGCCGACAGCGTGCGCCTGGATCGCGCACTCAAACTGACCGCCGTCATGGTCGAAGGAGAAGAACTTGACTTCCAAGATGCTTGAAGAGGCGCTGTCCTCGCACACCGCCGTGAGCAACCAGCTGCAGCACCTGGATCCATCGCTGGTGGAAGTGGCCGGGCGCCTGCGGCGCCAGCCGCCACAAGTGGCGATGACCGTGGCCCGGGGCAGCTCCGACCACGCCGCCAGCTACTTCGCCTACCTGACCATGCAACAGGTGGGCATTCCGGTGGCGTCCCTGCCGATGTCGGTGGTCACCATGCAGCAGGCGCCATTGCGGGTCAGTGGCCAGGCGGTCTTCGCCTTCTCGCAGTCGGGCCAGAGCCCCGACCTGGTGAACAGCGTGCGCTTGTTGCGCAAGCGTGGCGCTCTCACCGTCGGCATGGTCAATGCCCCGAACAGCCCACTGGAAGCTGCCAGCGAGTTTTCCCTGCCGCTGTACGCCGGAACCGAACAGAGCGTTGCCGCTACCAAGAGCTTCATCGCCACCCTCAGCGCCAGCGCCCGGCTGATCGGCCACTGGAACGAGGACGCGCACCTGCTCGAAGCCGGCCTGGCCCTGCCCGAGGGCCTGGAGCGCGCCGCGAGCCAGGACTGGAGCCCGGCCGTCGAAGCCCTGCGCGGTTGCCAGCGGCTGATGGTGATCGGCCGCGGCGCGGGTTTTGCAATCGCCCAGGAGGCCGCGCTCAAGCTCAAGGAAACCTCGGCGATCCAGGCCGAAGCCTTCAGCAGCGCCGAAGTCCGCCATGGCCCGATGGCCTTGATCGAGCACGACTACCCCTTGCTGGTGTTCGCCCCTCGTGGCGTGGAACAAGGTGGCCTGCTGAGCCTGGCCGCCGACATGCGCCAGCGCGGCGCCAAGGTGCTGCTGGCGGCACCGGACGACATCCAGGAACGGGACCTGCCCTTGCTCCAGGCCGAACACCCGGCGCTGGACCCGGTCCTGGCGATCCAGAGTTTCTACGTCATGGCCGCCGGGTTGGCCGGAGCCCGCCGCATGGACCCCGACCAGCCACGCCACCTGAGCAAAGTGACCCGCACTCACTAAGCCCCCTGATTGATGAGTACTGCGCCATGCACAACAACAATAACGATCTGACGCTCAGTGCCCCGCTAGCCGGGCCCGTACTGCCACTGCGCAGCGTTCCCGACCCGGTGTTCGCCACCGGGGCCATGGGCGACGGGATTGCCATCGACCCGCTCAACGATACCCTGCATGCCCCTTGCGCCGGCCAGGTGCTCCAGGTCGCACGCACCGGCCACGCCGTGACCCTGCGGGCCGACAACGGCGCCGAGGTGCTGCTGCACCTGGGCCTGGATACAGTCGAGTTGAAAGGTGAAGGCTTCCACGTGCTGGTCCAGGAAGGGCAGCGCGTCAGCGCCGGCCAGCCCCTGCTGCGGTTCGACCTGGACTATGTCGCGCAGCACTGCCGGAGCCTGATCAGCCTGCTGATCCTGACCAATGGCGACGCATTCGACCTGCGCCCGCTGAGCCTGAGCCCGGTCAAGGTCGGCGAGCCGCTGCTGCACCTCACCCGGCGCGTCCTGGACCCGGCTCGGCCGCCCGTCACGGAGGCCTTGGGCGAACAGGCCAGCGCCCGGGTCAAGGTCGCCCACCGCGGCGGCCTGCATGCCCGTCCCGCCGCCCTGGTCCGCCAGTGCGCCGCCGGCTTCGCCAGCCAGTCGCACCTGACCTTCAAGGACAAGAGCGCCCCCTGCACGAGCCTGGTGGCCCTGATGGGCCTGGGTATCGGCGAACAGGATGAAGTACAGGTCAGTTGTCAGGGAGCCGATTGCCAGGCGGCCTTGCAGGCACTGCTCAAGACCCTGGGCACGGCACTGGACACGCACGCCCATCCAGCACCCGTCACCGCCCCGGTCATCCAGCGTCCCGCCGAAGATGGCGTACTGCATGGCGTCTGCGCCGCCCCGGGGCTGATCGCCGGCCCGCTGCTGCGGCTCGATGCCCTGCAATTGCCGCCAGACCACGGCCAGCATCAGCCCGAGGAACAGCGCCAGGCCCTGGGCGCTGCCCTGGAGCAGGTGCGCAGCGATATCCGCCAGACCCTGGAGCAGGCCCGACAACGCCGGGACCAGGAAGAACAGGACATTTTCAACGCCCACCTGGCTTTGTTGGAGGACCCAACCCTGCTGGATGCGGCCCACGCCACCATCGCCCAGGGCCGGGCCGCCACCCACGCCTGGAGTGCGGCCATCACCGAGCAGTGCCAGGTGCTGCAGCAACTGGACAGTCCGCTACTGGCAGAACGCGCCAATGATCTGCGGGATCTGCAACAGCGCGTGTTGCGGGCGCTGCTGGGAGAAACCTGGCACTACGACCTGCCGCCCGGAGCGCTGGTCGCTGCCGAGGAGCTGACGCCATCGGACCTGCTGCAACTGAGTGCCCAGGGCGTGGCCGGCCTGTGCATGGTCGCTGGCGGTGCGACCTCCCACGTCGCGATCCTGGCCCGGGGCAAGGGCTTGCCCTGCCTGGTGGCCCTGGGTCAGGAAATCCTGCATGTGGACAGCGGCCGGCAGGTGGTACTGGATGCCGACGGCGGACGCCTGGAACTGGCCCCCTCGCCGCAGCGGCTCCAGCAGGTCATGCACGCCCACGAGGCCCGCCAGCAACGCCGCGCCGTGCAGCAACAGCAAGCCCGTGAGCCGGCCCTGACCCAGGATGGACTGTCGATCGAGGTGGCGGCCAACGTGGCGTGCAGTGATGAAGCCCGGGAGGCGCACCTGGGTGGCGCCGACGGCATCGGTTTGCTGCGCACCGAGTTCCTGTTCGTCGACCGCCAGCATGCCCCGGACGAGGCGGAACAGCGCCAGGCCTACCAGGCCGTGCTGGATGCCATGGGCGACAAGCCGGTGATCATCCGCACCATCGACGTGGGCGGCGACAAGCAGCTGGACTACCTGCCCCTGCCGGCCGAAGCCAACCCGGTGCTCGGCTTGCGCGGCATTCGCCTGGCCCAGGCGCGGCCAGAGTTGCTGGACCAGCAATTGCGAGCGCTGCTGCAAGTCACGCCCACGGAGCGCTGCCGGGTGATGCTGCCAATGGTCACCGAAGTGGCCGAGCTGCTGCAGATCCGCCAGCGCCTGGACGCCCTGGCCAGCGAGCTGGGAGTGAGCCAGCGGCCGGAACTGGGGGTGATGATCGAAGTCCCGGCAGCGGCGCTGATGGCCGAGCACCTGGCCGAACACGCCGATTTCCTGTCCATCGGCACCAACGACTTGTCCCAGTACACCCTGGCCATGGACCGCGACCACGCCGGGCTGGCCTCACGGGTCGATGCCTTGCATCCGGCGCTGCTGCGACTGATCGCCCAGACCTGCACCGGCGCCGCACGCCACGGGCGCTGGGTCGGAGTCTGCGGCGCCCTGGCCTCCGATCCCCTAGCGACGCCGGTGCTGATTGGCCTGGGTGTCAGCGAACTGTCGGTCAGTCCTCCCCAGGTCGGGGAGATCAAGGACCGGGTCCGCCAGCTCGATGCGCGCCAGTGTCGCCAGCTCAGCCAGGCGCTGCTCGACCTGCCCGGCGCCGCCGCAGTCCGCCAGGCCTGCGCGCAGCATTGGCCTCTACAACCATAAGAACAGGAGAGACGCCATGTACCAGTATTTCATCGAGGGCCTGCAACGCCTCGGCCGGGCGCTGATGCTGCCCATCGCCATCCTGCCCATCGCCGGCTTGCTGCTGCGCCTGGGCGATACCGACCTGCTGGACATCGCGATCATCCACGATGCCGGCCAGTCGATCTTCGGCAACCTGGCGCTGATATTCGCCATCGGCATCGCCGTGGGGTTCGCCAAGGACAACAACGGTACCGCCGGGCTGGCGGGGGCCATCGGCTACCTGGTCATGATCTCGACCCTCAAGGTGCTGGACGCCAGCATCAACATGGGCATGCTCGCCGGGATCATCAGCGGGCTGATGGCCGGCGCGCTGTACAACCGTTTCAAGGACATCAAGCTGCCGGAGTACCTGGCGTTCTTCGGTGGCCGGCGCTTCGTGCCCATCGTCACCGGCTTCACGGCCGTGGGCCTGGGGGTGGTGTTCGGCCTGATCTGGCCGCCGGTCCAGCACGCCATCAACAGCTTCGGCCAACTGCTGCTGGAGAGCGGCAGCGTCGGCGCATTCGTCTTCGGCGTGTTCAACCGCCTGCTGATCATCACCGGCCTGCACCACATCCTCAACAACATGGCCTGGTTCATCTTTGGCAGCTTCACCGACCCGAGCACCGGCGCGGTGGTCACCGGCGACCTGACCCGCTACTTCGCCGGCGACCCCAATGGCGGCCAGTTCATGACCGGGATGTTCCCGGTGATGCTGTTCGGCCTGCCTGCCGCCTGCCTGGCGATGTACCGCAATGCCCTGCCGGAACGGCGCAAGGTGATGGGCGGGATCTTCCTGTCCATGGCCCTGACGTCCTTCCTCACCGGGGTCACCGAGCCCATCGAGTTCGCCTTCATGTTCCTGGCGCCGCTGCTGTACCTGCTGCACGCGCTGCTCACGGGGCTCTCCATGGCCCTGACCAACTTGCTGGACATCCACCTGGGCTTCACGTTCTCCGGCGGTGCCATCGACATGGCCCTGGGCTGGGGTCGCTCCACCAATGGCTGGAAGGTGCTGCCAGTGGGCCTGCTGTATGCCGTGGTCTACTACCTGGTGTTCGACTTCTGCATCCGCCGCTTCAATCTCAAGACGCCAGGCCGCGAGGACAGCCCGACCAGTGAGAGGTCAGAGCTGGCCGGCGATCAACGCGCAACGGCCTATATCAAGGCCCTGGGGGGCGCCGCCAACCTGCTCACCGTGGGCGCCTGCACCACCCGCCTGCGCCTGGAACTGGCGAACCGCGACCAGGCCCATGACGCCGACCTCAAGGCCCTCGGCGCCATGGCGGTGGTGCGCCCCGGCAAGGGTGGCAGCCTGCAGGTGGTGGTCGGGCCGATGGCCGACAGCATCGCCGATGAAATCCGCCAGGCCCTGCCCTCCTCCCCCGCCGTCCCCGTGCCCCTGGCGAGCGAGCCGGCCCTGCCATCGATCCAGGTTCCCGCCCATGAAGCCCAACAGTGGCTCAGCGCCCTGGGCGGTCGCGACAACCTGCTGCAACTGGACTGCGTGGCCCTGACCCGCCTGCGGGTACAGCTCGGTGACAGCCGGAGTCTGTCGGAGGCCGCACTCAAGGGCCTGGGCTGCCAGGGTACCCGGCGCCTGGAAGGAGATGTCTGGCACGTGCTGATCGGCGAAAAAGCCGCCGGCCTGCAAGCCGCCCTGCAACCCCTGATGCATCGCGAGGTCAGCGCAGGGGCCTGAGCGGCCTGCTCGCCAGATACCTTGCGCCCATGAAAAAGCCCGCTGGCCGTTTCCGGTCCAGCGGGCTTTTTGCCTGTGGATAACCCTAGAACTGTTCCAGGCGCCAGACCTCGTAGGCCGGGGTCTCGTAGGGATGGCTCTGCTTGAGGGCCTGCACCACGTCGCGGATCAGTTCATCGGCCACCACCAGCTCGACTTTCCATTCCTCCACCTGCTCCACCTGGCCAGTCTGCCCGAGGAACGGCTGGCTGCCGTCCAGCGGGCGGAACTGACCCTGGCCAAGCACCTGCCATGCGCATTGGTCATAAGTCCCGATGCGTCCGCCTCCCGCGGCAAACACGGCACTCTTGACCAGATCCACATGGCTTGGGGGCACGAAGAAGCTGAGCTTGTACATCAGTTTCAGTTCACCCAGACACGAGCGTTGCGGAACATGCGCATCCAGGCCGCATCCTCGCTCCACTCATCAGGACGCCAGGAGTTCTGCACGGCGCGGAACACCCGCTCAGGGTGCGGCATCATGATGGTGACGCGACCGTCGCGACTGGTGAGACCGGTAATCCCGCGTGGCGAACCGTTGGGGTTGGCCGGGTAGCGTTCGGTGACCTTGCCGTGGTTGTCGACGAAACGCAGGGCTACACATCCGGACAGGTCGGCTTCCAGCAACGCCTCTTCGCTTTCGAACTCCGCATGACCTTCGCCGTGGGCGATGGCGATCGGCATCCGCGAACCAGCCATGCCCTGCAGGAAGATCGAATTCGACTCCTGCACCTGGACCATGGCCACCCGGGCCTCGAACTGCTCGGAACGGTTGCGCACGAAGTGTGGCCAGAACTCGCTGCCGGGGATCAGCTCA
Coding sequences:
- the cutA gene encoding YqfO family protein yields the protein MYKLSFFVPPSHVDLVKSAVFAAGGGRIGTYDQCAWQVLGQGQFRPLDGSQPFLGQTGQVEQVEEWKVELVVADELIRDVVQALKQSHPYETPAYEVWRLEQF
- a CDS encoding gamma carbonic anhydrase family protein, which produces MKYRLGDARVETHPQSWVAPNATLVGKVKLEEGASVWFNAVLRGDNELILIGRHSNVQDGTVMHTDMGYPLTIGTGVTIGHNAMLHGCTVGDYSLIGINAVILNGAKIGKNCIIGANSLIGEGKEIPDGSLVMGSPGKVVRELTEPQKKMLEASAAHYVHNAQRYARDLVEQEA
- a CDS encoding SIS domain-containing protein; this translates as MTSKMLEEALSSHTAVSNQLQHLDPSLVEVAGRLRRQPPQVAMTVARGSSDHAASYFAYLTMQQVGIPVASLPMSVVTMQQAPLRVSGQAVFAFSQSGQSPDLVNSVRLLRKRGALTVGMVNAPNSPLEAASEFSLPLYAGTEQSVAATKSFIATLSASARLIGHWNEDAHLLEAGLALPEGLERAASQDWSPAVEALRGCQRLMVIGRGAGFAIAQEAALKLKETSAIQAEAFSSAEVRHGPMALIEHDYPLLVFAPRGVEQGGLLSLAADMRQRGAKVLLAAPDDIQERDLPLLQAEHPALDPVLAIQSFYVMAAGLAGARRMDPDQPRHLSKVTRTH
- the ptsP gene encoding phosphoenolpyruvate--protein phosphotransferase, which encodes MHNNNNDLTLSAPLAGPVLPLRSVPDPVFATGAMGDGIAIDPLNDTLHAPCAGQVLQVARTGHAVTLRADNGAEVLLHLGLDTVELKGEGFHVLVQEGQRVSAGQPLLRFDLDYVAQHCRSLISLLILTNGDAFDLRPLSLSPVKVGEPLLHLTRRVLDPARPPVTEALGEQASARVKVAHRGGLHARPAALVRQCAAGFASQSHLTFKDKSAPCTSLVALMGLGIGEQDEVQVSCQGADCQAALQALLKTLGTALDTHAHPAPVTAPVIQRPAEDGVLHGVCAAPGLIAGPLLRLDALQLPPDHGQHQPEEQRQALGAALEQVRSDIRQTLEQARQRRDQEEQDIFNAHLALLEDPTLLDAAHATIAQGRAATHAWSAAITEQCQVLQQLDSPLLAERANDLRDLQQRVLRALLGETWHYDLPPGALVAAEELTPSDLLQLSAQGVAGLCMVAGGATSHVAILARGKGLPCLVALGQEILHVDSGRQVVLDADGGRLELAPSPQRLQQVMHAHEARQQRRAVQQQQAREPALTQDGLSIEVAANVACSDEAREAHLGGADGIGLLRTEFLFVDRQHAPDEAEQRQAYQAVLDAMGDKPVIIRTIDVGGDKQLDYLPLPAEANPVLGLRGIRLAQARPELLDQQLRALLQVTPTERCRVMLPMVTEVAELLQIRQRLDALASELGVSQRPELGVMIEVPAAALMAEHLAEHADFLSIGTNDLSQYTLAMDRDHAGLASRVDALHPALLRLIAQTCTGAARHGRWVGVCGALASDPLATPVLIGLGVSELSVSPPQVGEIKDRVRQLDARQCRQLSQALLDLPGAAAVRQACAQHWPLQP
- the nagE gene encoding N-acetylglucosamine-specific PTS transporter subunit IIBC, translated to MYQYFIEGLQRLGRALMLPIAILPIAGLLLRLGDTDLLDIAIIHDAGQSIFGNLALIFAIGIAVGFAKDNNGTAGLAGAIGYLVMISTLKVLDASINMGMLAGIISGLMAGALYNRFKDIKLPEYLAFFGGRRFVPIVTGFTAVGLGVVFGLIWPPVQHAINSFGQLLLESGSVGAFVFGVFNRLLIITGLHHILNNMAWFIFGSFTDPSTGAVVTGDLTRYFAGDPNGGQFMTGMFPVMLFGLPAACLAMYRNALPERRKVMGGIFLSMALTSFLTGVTEPIEFAFMFLAPLLYLLHALLTGLSMALTNLLDIHLGFTFSGGAIDMALGWGRSTNGWKVLPVGLLYAVVYYLVFDFCIRRFNLKTPGREDSPTSERSELAGDQRATAYIKALGGAANLLTVGACTTRLRLELANRDQAHDADLKALGAMAVVRPGKGGSLQVVVGPMADSIADEIRQALPSSPAVPVPLASEPALPSIQVPAHEAQQWLSALGGRDNLLQLDCVALTRLRVQLGDSRSLSEAALKGLGCQGTRRLEGDVWHVLIGEKAAGLQAALQPLMHREVSAGA
- a CDS encoding L,D-transpeptidase family protein, whose product is MRWLLALLCCSFVAVSQASTLETLGGKTVEKVLVLKSAHQLQLINDGKPLKTYRISLGKKPKGPKLMEGDKRTPEGLYWLDWRKTSDRYYLAMHISYPNISDAARSRREGVPPGSMIMIHGTPDTEEFPEQYFHTLDWTDGCIAMRNVDMREIWGLVKDGTMIEIRP
- a CDS encoding GntR family transcriptional regulator, encoding MNHLLNLRPDDTQPTPLYLQLARNLEAAIHAGQWKAEQALPSERNLSELLGISRVTARKALEVLFEQGLIRRSQGSGTFITPRLEQPLSRLSGFSEMLRLKGFVPGSQWLERTLTPPTHEELIRLGLSPNDKVARLKRLRKADDVVMAIEMSTLPARIIARPEAVGDSLYEYLDGIGRPVVRALQHIQAINASDEFAALVGIAPGTAMLLMTRVGYLEDNTPIEVTDTYCRNDYYDFVAELRR
- a CDS encoding CoA pyrophosphatase, whose protein sequence is MLDELLHRVSHYTPRTVETDRRFPEAAVLVPITRSEEPELVLTLRASGLSTHGGEVAFPGGRRDPEDPDLVFTALREAEEEIGLPPGLVEVVGPLSQLISKHGIKVTPYVGVIPDFVEYRANDAEIAAVFSVPLEFFRHDPREHTHRIDYQGRSWYVPSYRFGEFKIWGLTAIMIVELVNLLYDAGISLRHPPKNSVTL
- a CDS encoding NUDIX hydrolase, with protein sequence MKFCSQCGNPVTQRIPEGDSRLRFVCDHCQTIHYQNPNIVAGCLATWEGQVLLCRRAIEPRLGYWTLPAGFMENGETVEQGAIRETFEEACARVRDLSFYTLIDVPHISQVHVFFRAELADLDFAPGPESLEVRLFAEADIPWSELAFRTVGRTLECFFADRRAGAFQVRTESIPPLAQPAIS
- the nagA gene encoding N-acetylglucosamine-6-phosphate deacetylase; the protein is MSEANILTPQGWIRGHLEHHQGKVTAIHGSPCDPVDNDLPYLLPGFIDLHVHGGGGKDIMQGKDAFETIARTHVRFGTTSLLATTMTAPSAEIRQVLEQLGQYARQRPVGSARVLGVHLEGPFINPGKLGAQPNFAHTALLAEIEQYLELAPIRVITIAPEIAGHNDLIRTLSERGLRMQIGHTLGSYEEGVAALAAGATSFTHLYNAMSPLHHREPGIVGAALAHAQYAELIPDLLHVHPGAMRVALRSIPCLYCVTDSTAAAGMPDGEYRLGSHTVTKCLGGVRLPDGTLAGSTLTMDQALRNLVKIGLPLAEASQRLSQFPADYLGLPERGRLQPGSWADSVRLDRALKLTAVMVEGEELDFQDA